Within Bifidobacterium dentium JCM 1195 = DSM 20436, the genomic segment ATCGGTCAGCCATATCGGCATGCTGCCATAGTCGGATGGCATCAGCATGCCGTCCAACTGGTATGTGCCGTCCTGCCGCAACATGGCGCAGTCGGGCTGATCGGCGTATACCCGTATACGACTGACCGATGCCCGAACGAGCTGGCCTTCGGTCACGGTTTGCAATACGGCATCCGCTTGGCAGTCATTGGCGCGCCTGTTCGAGGCAACCGTCGGCGAAACGACATGCAGCCGCACCGTAACCGGCGTTGTTCCCTTCCTCGCCAGCGACGAGGACACGTCATTCCACTGCACAAGATCATAGGTCAGTGCGGTGCAGGAGCATGCCAGCACGGCGGCGATGCATACCATGGCACCACTGTGCCAAGCCATCAGCTTGGCGGCGTTCGGGCCGCGCAGTCTCAACGACGCCAATCCCACACCGGCCACCACAGCCATCAGCAATATGATGGCGATTAGTGCCGGGCCTGCGTGTGTTCCGTTCGCCGTCATCATTGAGAACACAGCATGCGTGAGGAGACTCGCCGACCAACCCAGCACTGTCACGGGCAACAGGCGCCAGTCCCTGCTGCCTCGCTCACGTTCGGACCACCGACCTTTCCCGTTCATCGCACGCATACCTGATCACGGAATTTGGCCAACGTCTTGCTTCCGATGCCTTTGACCTCCATCAGCTGATCCACATTGTCGAAACGACCGAACTGCATGCGGTAATCAAGTATGCGTTGCGCGGTAACCGGACCGATTCCCTCCAGCGTCTGCAGTTCCTCCAAGCCTGCGGTATTGAGGTCAAGAAGGTCGGAAGTGGGATCGGCATCGGTCGATTCGGATCGTGCCGTATCCGGCTGTGCGGATGAGGCGGATGTCGACGGCGATGTGCCGGATGAAGGATGTGCGGTTTGCCGTACCGTGGGTTGCGTGGATTGCAGTTGTGCATAGTGGGTCGCCTGTTGGATAAGCATGGTCAGGCTTGCGCATAACGCGCAGGTCAGGGTCAGCATCGCAATGACCGCATGAATCGGCTGAAATATGATGCGTGGCTTATCTCTTCGGCTGCGATTGAGCGGCTCTTCGGAGTCTGATGGCTGGACACCCGCCAAATCGGCCAGTGATGGTTTGGCTGCAACGGCACGCCGCACTTGCGATGATGCCCGGGCGTACGATCGTGCGGGTTGAGGACAGTACGCAGACGGATGAGGCTCAGGCCTTGACGTTGTTTCGGGAGCATTCAACCGTTGCAGCCGCGTCATCGGTGCGGCTGCGCCCATATGCTTCTTTCTGATAACGAAAACGCCCATGACTCCACGCTGATGGAATCATGGGCGTTTGTCCAGTCGAAACGGCCCTTGTGGTCGAAGGACGTCAGTTATCCACAGGCTCGGCGTGTCGCCAAGCGGGAGAACGATTCAGTCCTTTCGAAGGCCTTCGGTCGTCATTCCGCGGGGACGATCGAAACGATCTTCGGCGCTTTGACGATCACCTTGCGTGGCTCCTTGCCGCCAAGACGGTCGGCGACCGCTTCGAGGGCCATCTGCTCAAGCTCCTTCGGATCGATATCCGGAGTGACCTCGAGTTTGGCACGCACCTTGCCTTTGATCTGCACCACTGCGGTAACGGTGTCCTGGCCGACATAACGTTCATCGGCCTTAGGCCAGTCGGCATGGGCCAGCGATTCGTCATGGCCGAGCCTGTTCCACAGTTCTTCGCAGATGTGCGGTGCAATCGGTGAAAGCATCAGAATCAGCGGTTCGATGGCGGCACGCGGCACATCATCAAGGCCAGTCAGATGATTGTTGAGCACAATGAGCTTGGCGATGGCGGTGTTGGGGCGCATGGCCTCCATTTCCACGGTCACGTCGGCAATCGTGTTGTTCAGGAGTTTCAGGGTCTTGGAGTCGAGGTCACCCTCGCTGACGCGAACCTCACCGGTGGTCTCGTCGATGACGTTACGCCACAGACGCTGCAGGAAACGCATGGAGCCGACCACGTTGCGGGTGTTCCACGGACGGGATTCGGCCAGCGGTCCCATGCCCATCTCGTATAGGCGGAAGGTATCCGCGCCGTAGTTCTCGTACATGTCATCCGGGGTGATGATGTTCTTCAGGCTCTTGCCCATCTTGCCGAACTCGCGGTTGGCGTGTTCGCCGTTCCAGGTGAAGGTCGGTTCGCCATTGGCATCGGCAGGACCTTCCACCACTTCGGCGGCCGGCACGTACTGGCCACGGTCGTCGGTGTAGGCATAGGCCTGGATCATGCCCTGATTGAACAGCTTATGGAACGGTTCGGCGGAGTCGACGAAGCCGAGGTCGAAGAGCACCTTGTGCCAGAAACGCGAATACAGCAGATGCAGTACGGCATGCTCCACGCCACCGATGTACAGGTCCACGCCACCGGCCTTGCCGGTGGTCTCGTTATGGTTCGGACCCATCCAGTAATCGTATTCGTCCTTCTCCACCATGTGTTCGGTGTCGGTCGGATCGAGGTATCGCATGTAATACCAGCAGGAGCCGGCCCAGTTCGGCATGGTGTTGGTGTCACGGTAGTAGGTCTTCTTGCCGTCGCCCAGATCAAGCTCGACCTTGACCCAATCCTCATTGCGGCTCAACGGTGCTTCCGGGTTGGATTCGGCATCTTCGGGGTCGAAGGTCTTCGGGCTGTAGTCCGGCACATCCGGCAGGTTGATCGGCAGCTGTTCGTCGGGCAGCAGATGCGGGGTGCCGTCCTCACCGTAGACGATCGGGAACGGCTCGCCCCAATAGCGCTGGCGGCTGAAGAGCCAATCGCGCAGACGGTAGCTGACGGTGCCCTTGCCGACACCTGCGGATTCAAGCCATGCATTGACCTTGTCAATGGCCTCGTCGACGCGCAGACCGTCGAGACTCAGGGCATCGCCCTTGGTCTTGGTGGACGCTACGGAAGAGTTGATCACGATGCCGTCGTGGGAGACGAACGGAGCCTTGCCCTCGTAGTCGGCCAGGTCATCGCCGGATTCCGGCAGTGGCTTGACGGTATATATGACCGGCAGACCGAACTTGACGGCGAAATCATAGTCACGCTGATCGCCACCCGGCACAGCCATGATGGCACCAGTGCCATAATCCATGAGCACGTAATCGGCGGTGAACAGCGGCAGCTTGGCTCCGGTAATCGGGTTGATGGCATACAGGCCAGTGAACAGACCCGTCTTTTCGCCCGCCTCGTCGACACGGTCCTTGGCGGTCTTGGCTTCGGCGGCCAGACGGTAGGATTGCACGGCTTCGACCGGAGTGGCATAGCCACCCTTCCAGTTCTCCGGGGTTTCGGCAGGCCACTCGTCGGGGACATCGGCGAGCAGGTGGTGCTCCGGAGACACGACGGCGAATGTGGTGCCGAACAGGGTGTCGGGACGAGTGGTGTAGATCTCCATGTCCCTGATACCGTTCGGGGTTTCGACGGTGAAATGCACGGAGGCGCCATGGGACTCGCCAATCCAGTTACGCTGCATCAGCTTGACTTTTTCCGGCCAATCGATGCCGTCGAGATCCTCGATCAGACGGTGACCGTAGGCGGTAATGCGCATGGACCATTGGCGTAGCTCGCGCTGGAACACCGGGAAATTGCCTCGTTCGGACTTGCCTTCGGCGGTGACCTCCTCGTTGGCGAGCACGGTACCCAGTCCCGGACACCAGTTGACCGGGGACTTAGAGATGTATGCCAGACGGAAGTCGTTGAGCACATCCGCCCGTTCGGCTTCATTCAAGTCGGCCCAGGACCTGCCCTCACAACCCGGAATGGCGCGCGCACCGGATTCGAACTGTTCGACCAGCTCGCTGATCGGTCTTGCGCAGCCTTTGGAACCGCTCGGATTGACGGCTTCCTCGTCATACCAAGCGTCATAGATGCGTGAGAAGATCCACTGGGTCCAACGCACATAACCCGGATCGATGGTGGCGAAGGAGCGACGGTTATCAAAGCTCAGACCCATGCGATGCAACTGGCGGCGCATGTTGGCGATGTTCTGTTCGGTGGTGATGCGTGGATGCTGGCCGGTCTGTACGGCGTACTGCTCGGCGGGAAGGCCAAAGGCGTCATAGCCCATGGCATGCAACACGTTCTCACCCTTCATGCGGTGATAACGGCTGACCACATCGGTGGCGAGATACCCCAGCGGGTGGCCCACGTGCAGGCCCTTGCCCGATGGATATGGGAACATGTCCATGGCGAAGTAGGATGGACGGCCTTCCGCGTTGTGGCCCTTGCCATCCTTCAGCTCGCCATTGACGTTGGCCGCCCAGAACGTACCCTCGTCATCCCAGATCTTCTGCCATTTCTCCTCAACGCCTTGAGCCAGCTTCGCATTGTAGCGAAACGACGGCTCGGCGGATTCGTTCGACTGCGCCTGTGCGCTTTTCTCGGTGTCATTCATAATGCATGAAACTAGCCGCGCAACTGGACACTTGGCAAGGCGATAATCATTATCCAAGAAGCGGCATGCAGATTAGTTTTTCCGCCGCACCGTAGGCGGGTTCGACGAAACGTCGACGGTGTATCCGATATCCTGCTTCAGGGCTTGCACCGCACTCGACCATGAACCGTCCGCGACCATGGCTTTGAGTGCCGCGTCAATCTGTCCGACCAGCTCGCTCTTACCATTCCTGACGGCGATGCCATAGGATTGTTCGCCGAACGGTTCGCCGACCACCTTCAGGTAGCCGCCTCCCCTGTCGGCCGCAAGTCCCGTAAGAATGGCGTCATCGGAGATGATGGCGTCGGCTTCGCCTATCATCAGCGCCGTGACGCACTGCGGATAGGTGTCACGTTCCTCGACCGTCATCTTGTCGGTCAGGTTCCGCATATCGGAGCCGGAGATGGATCCCTTGGCCGTGCATACGGTTTTGCCGTCCAGATCATCGACACTCAGGATCCCATCCTTATCATCGGCACGAATCAGCAAATCCCGACGTACCGTAAGATACGGTCCGGCAAAGGTCACTTCGTCGTCATGGTCGGTGTTCGTCGCGAAGGAATCCACGACCATATCGACATCCCCCGAAGTCAATGCCGAAACGCGAGTCGAGGGAATCACCTTTGCGAACACGACCTGCTTGTCGGCAAATCCTAGGTATTGTGCGACGTATCGGGCTACGGTGATGTCGAACCCGGAATAATCCTTACCGTGCAGCAAGCCGAGTCCCGGCTGATCGGTGGCTACGCCGATGGTGATGGTCGGCCCCTGCGCCTGGCCGTTGGTCACCACAGAGATGGAGGTGCCGCATGCGCTCACGCCAACCACAATCGACGCGGCACACAGCATCGCCGCAATGTTCCGTATCCCGTGCGTCATGTAACCGCCCTCCGAACACCCATCATGCGCCGGCGGCGGGACCACCGGCCGGTGACGCACAATCTACTTGAACATGCGTGAACGAGTAAGGAACCAAGTGACGATTCCCGAAAGCACCAGTGAGATCAGGATGATCACCACGAAGCCCCACGGCTTGTCGGACAACGGCATGCCCAACATGCCTTGCTGGAAGTTCATGCCGTACATGGAGAAGATCAACGTCGGTATCGACAGCGTGATGGAGATGATGGTGAAGATGCGCATCACGTTGTTCAGGTTGTTCGACACGATCGACGCGAAGGCGTCGGTCATGTTCGCAAGAACGCCGCTGTAGATGTTGGCCATCTCGATTGCCTGCTTGTTTTCCGTGATGACGTCGTCGAGCAGATCCTCATCCTCCGGGTACTGCTTGATACGGGGCAGGGTCGTTAGCTTCTCCATCACGATTTCATTCGATTTGAGTGACGTGGTGAAGTAGACCAAGGTCTTGCTCAGTTCAAGTAGCATGAGGATCTCACGATTCTGCATGGAATGGCGCAGTTTCAGTTCGAGCTTGTCGCTCTCGCGGTCGATGATGCGTAGGTAACGCAGATACATGGTGGCGTTGCGGTAGAGGATCTGCAGGATGAAACGCGTTTTCATGTACGTGTTGAAACCGCGGATGGTACCTTCCATGAACGGATGCAGCACCGGGGTGTCCTGCATGCAGACGGTGATGATCATCGACTGCGTGATGATGATCGACAACGGGATGGTCTCGTACCAGTCACGACCGCCGCGTTCCTCGACGGTCGGGATGTCAACGATGATCATCGTGTAATCATCCTCGACATCGACTCGCGAGCGCTCTTCGTCATCCAGCGGGGCGCGCAGGTCGGCCAGGTCGATGCCGGTTTCTTGGGCGACGCTGGCGAGCTCCACGTCGGTTGGTTCGGACAGGCACAGCCAGGAGCCGTTCTCAGGTTTTTGAATCTGTTCCACCTGGCCGTTAATCGTTCTGAACATTCTCAACATGTCTCTCACCCGCCTTTCGCGCTTTCTGACGTTCTATCGCTGTACGGTAGCCCGAGATCCGCGGCAGGAAACCGTGTGACCGGGCATACAACCTCATTAAGGATAGTCCTATGCGCAGAATTTGCGATGCGCAAGGTGAAACGTTAACCGACTGTTCATGTTCCGGCTGTGGAATCGGGGTTTCTCGGGGTGTGTCCGTGAGCCCCTTTACTGCATGATCGGTTTCCATTGCGGCATGTTCGGTTCTCTGAGGTCGTCGGGTCCGTTCTCCCAGTCGGTGAATGCTGCAATGGCCGGACCTTGGTTGAATTCGTCAAGTGTCCATCGGGGTCGTTCCGCATCGCCGGCAGGCGTCATGCGTGACCAGAAGGCGTTGCGCATGGAGCCAAGGTTGTTGAGACTGTCGGGGTCCATGCCGAGCAGTGTTTCGATGGTGGCGACGATCCAGGATCCGTGGCCGACGATAAGCAGTGTGGTCGGCACGATGTTTTCGCGGTGTCGGTCAAGAATGTCGAGCACCGCCCGGCTTCCTCGTTGTCCGGTGTGGGTGCGGCTTTCCACGCCATGGTTGAGTTCTCCGCCGGTATGTGAGCGCCATGAGTCGTAGTCCGGGGCGTTGGCTTCTCGTATTTCCTCACGGGTCATGCCTTCCCACTCGCCGAAACTGCGTTCGCGTAGCCTGGAGTCGTATTCGACGGGCAGGCCGAGCAGGTTGGCGAAGGCGCGCGCGGTCTGTTGTGCGCGGAACAGGTCGGAGGAGATGATGGTCATCTGGCGTTTCGATGCCGGCGCTTGTGTGATTTCGTTCGGGTCGGCGAGATGCGCGTCCGGTCCGGTTGGTTGTTGCAGGGTTTCGGGATGCTGTGCCTGATTGGTGATTTTCGCCCAGTAGTATCGGCGGGCAAGTTCGTAGGCGCTTTGGTCCACCTGCCATCGGCCGACGATGTCGAGGGGGATGTCGATTTGGCCTTGCAGTCTTCTGCCAAGGTTGTAGGCGGTTCTTCCGTGGCGTAGGAACAGTACTTCGTCGATCATGATGCTCATTGTATCCGTGGGGGCGTCTGCGCCAGATGCGTCGGTAATGGCGGATGATGGCGATGGTGCCGCTCCAGATGATGGCAAGTATCGCTCCCGTCGAGGCAAGGACGTTGGCTATGGCGCATCCGGGGTCTTGGGATCGTTCATCGTGGTTGGGTATGCGGGTGCCGGTGACGAGCAGTCTATGCGTGTTGATGCCGTATGGCGTGCAGGTGAGCAGTGTGACCTTGTCTTGCCCGGTTTCCGGTTTGACCCAGCTTACGTCGTCAGGAGTGACGGTGCGTATGGATTCCACTCGGTAGGTAAGCGTTTCGTCTAGTGTCGTGAGGGTGAATTCATCGCCTTTCCTGGCTTGGTCGAGCTTGGTGAACATGAGTTTGTCGGCCAATCCCCTATGTGCGGTGATTACGGCATGGGTGCCTTTGCCGCCTATGGGCAGCGATGTTCCTTGCCAGTGTCCTGCGCCGGCCGCAAGCGAGTTCTCGTCGGCACCGTGACAAATCGGCAGATTGATGCCCAACTTCGGGTATGCGATCGTGGACATGATATCGCTGGGCGGTATGACGAGCTGTTGGGCGTATTCCGGTATGGTTTCGGTTTGCCGTGCCGTTTCGGACTCGAGGTCATTGCCGCTGGCGAGCCGTTCATTGTACCGGCGCGCGTCGGTTTTCGTCTGCGTGATGATTGCGAGCGCCGTATCGTTCACGGCGCTCGCATACGCACGCGTGTCGAACATTTGTTCGATATCGTCGATGGTGCGCAGGGTGAGCGGAAGGCTGACGAGCAGGGCCGTGGCCAGCAGCATTGCCGTTCCCGCAAGCCAGCGTATGCGTAGCCGCAAGGGTGGTTCATGCCTGTGCCGTGCCTTGCCTGTCCGCCTGTCCATCATTGCGAATTCCGTCTATCGGTCGGCGGATTCTCGTGTGATGCGCAGCAATGCGAGGCCTCCGGATAGCAGTGCCGCGGCCAGTAGGAGGATTGCGGTCAGTCCGGCCGCACCGGTCAATGGCATTTGCACTATCGATCGCACGTTGGTGACGGTCACGGTTTGCGTTCCGTCAAGTTTGATCAGCTTGTTGGGGTCGGATTTCACTTCCACGCCGTACGTCCCCTGTTGCTGGTTGACGTGTACGTTGATGACGGCGCTTGGCAGCATCAGTGATGAGAAACCTTCCGGGGCCTTCTTTTCGCTGATGGTGTATTCGCCGTTCAATCCTCTGATGCTTACATTGCCGGCCAGGATCGTCGTGGTGGTCAGTTTCGCCTCATCCTTGTCCGTGGCGAGACGGTAAGTGCCGTCGTCGATGCGGATCAGTTTCAGGGGCTCTCCTCCATTCGCACCTTCGGCAATGGTGAATTCGGCACCGCTGAGGTCTTTGCCGTCGGAGTCCACTTTCTTCAGGTTCACGGCGCCTGTGCAGACGTTGACTTCGTTGCCGGGCACATCGTTATGGTCGTTCCACGAATTCGGGTTGTGCGAGTATTCGAGGCTGATGGAATTGGGGTTGCATTGTGGCGCGATGGCGGCGTCTCCGTTGAGTCGCGCGGTGTAGGTGACGACGATTGTCGCCCCGACCGGCAGGGCTTGCTTGGAAGCGTCGGAGACGAGCACGTCGCCTTGTGCGTCGCCGAACAGCCAACTGACCGTATTCGAGGCTATGGTCTCATGGTAGAAGTCGGTCGGCAGGCTTTTGCCGTCAACGGTGATGGACTGTAATCCCGCATAGTCGATGCCCTTGCCGAAGGTATCGTTCAGTGCGAGGTAGTAGTGTTCGTATCCGGTCCAATTCGGGATTTTCTGCGTGATGCGGTAGGTTAGGTTCTTACCGATGGCTTCGGTGGTTCCCTCTTTCCATGCGTCGCCCTCCTTGACCCGCTTGTCGGGTGTTTCCACTTCGGAAAGCTTGTAGATGACCTGTCCGAGTTCGACGGTGCTGCCATCCGCCGTAATCAGTTGGTCTGCGCCGCTGACGCCGGTACCGTTCATCATCATGATTGACGCGGACTCGGATTGCTGCTCAACGGTGGCTGGAGTGCGGTCCACGACGGCGTAGATGCCCGGGGTCAGCACTGCTCCGGTTGAAATGGCGTCTCCGGCGGCATTGAGTTGCGTGAACTTCGTGCCTTGCTGTTGCTTGAACGCGTCCTGTTTGGCGAGGCTGTCGCAGAAATCGCGCAGTCGGCCGCCCCATGGATGAGTGTTCGCATCGGTGAGGGTCCTGACGACCCAGACCATGGGATCGAGTGTGCCGTTGACGTTCAGGTCTTTCTGCGTGGCGCCGATATCCTCGGCCGCCGACGCGATGGCATCGCGCAACGCGGGTATGGTGGTCAGGTCATATCCGACCATCTTGCCGTCGGTCACGTTGGCCGCGGTGTAGGAAGCCAACGGTATGGCCGTCAATGTCTTGCCTTTAAGACTCACCTGCGTGCCGGCCTGAACGCTCATGGATTGTTTGACTTTCAGGTCGGCCAATTGCGGTGTGGCCTGAGCCGCCGGCTGCAGGATCATCGCCGCGAGCGTCGCCATGCCAGGCCCGCCCATCGACGTCGTGTCGTTCGAGATGTCATGGTTCACCTTCTTTGGTCTATATGTCCTCGAATGGTCGTCATCGTCCACCCGTGCAGCCCAGCATGGCAGAACCTGTCCGCCCATGCCACCGGCTCGACGGATTCTGTGGATATGTGGATGAATCATGGTTATCCACCGCAATCCACACGCTCTTATGCCCCGTCTTGCACCCTCTTCTATACTGGTTCGTCAGGGGGGTGCGCAAGCGTGCCCCATTCGGGCAGAAGGGGCCTTATGGCTTGCAATACGATTAATTCCAGCATCGGAATCTTCACGCTGGCGATACTTGCGGTACTGATCGTCGCCGTGGCGCTCGGCGACGATACGCGCCGGAGTCGTATGGCATTCGCGGCGGTGCTGACACTGCACGCCGTCAACACGTTCGGAGGTCTGCTGGCCCAGAGGTTCACCGGTCTTGACGACACTTTCTCCATCATGATGACGTACATCGGCAACTATGGTACGTACATGGTGGGGCCTGTGGCCGTCACCGGCTTCATTCTGCTGGCATGTGCCAATCTGCCGACGGATCTTTCCCCGAAAGCGAGGCGTACGACCACCGGTCTCATCGTCATGCCGGGCGTTTTGAACATGCTGCTGATCATCCTCAACCCTTGGACCGGCTGGGTGTTCCGCATCGGGGAAGGCAATGCGTTCGCATGGGGGCCTCTGCACATGCTGCCGGATGACATGGCCGCACTGCAGATGCTGGTCTCCTTGCTGGTGGTGCCACTCGCGAATGCCGGAGGAGCCAAGCACGTCCTGCTGCAATGGCTGGCCCTGTTCATGCTACCGATCGCCGCTGGAATCGTGGAGAATCGCCATGATTCGTTGACGTTGATGTACCCGGCCATCGCGTTCTCCCTGATGATACTGTTCATTCTGCGGCGGCAAAGCAACGAAGAACGGCGAATCCTCGCCGAACATGAATTGGCGGAGAGCAAGGCGAAGCTGTTTACCGAGCAATTGCACCCACATTTCATCTTCAATTCGCTGACCGCCATCCAGGAGTTGTGCATGGAGGATTCCACCAGGGCGAGAAAGGCCGTGCAGGAGCTGTCCGTGTACCTGCGCTGCAACATCGATGCTGTCGGAGAATCCCAACTGGTGCCCGTGCGCAAGGAAATCCAGCATGTCAAGGCATACCTCGGCCTGGTGCAGACCGACACCCCGCACAGCATCAAAATATCCTGGAACATACGCACATTGGATTTCCGTCTTCCGCCACTCAGCATGCAGCCTTTGGTGGAGCATGCCGTCAAATTCCATCTTCCATACGCGTACGATCCGGCACTCGTCATCAAGGTATGGCACGATGACGTGGCTGACTACATCAGCGTGCATGACGATGTCGAATCCGAATGCCCCGAAGAAGCCGACCATCACACGGCCAGCCTGGATCGCGTGGCCAAACGGTTGGGTATCATCTGCAATGGTTCCCTCACATACGCCAGTGATCACGGAACGACTCTGACCATCACCATTCCCAAAGGCGGTAATGCATGAACATCCTCATCGTCGATGACAAGCAGCTTGCGATCAATGCATTATGCCGTATTCTGCGCGATGTCGAGCCTGACAGCACCTGCATGAAGGCGCTGTCGGCGCAACAGGCGTTGGACGAGGCTTCCCGAACCCATTTCGACGTGGTGTTTCTCGATATCGAAATGCCCGGCATGAATGGCATCGAATTGGCGCAAAAGCTCAAGGCAGG encodes:
- a CDS encoding ComEA family DNA-binding protein: MLTLTCALCASLTMLIQQATHYAQLQSTQPTVRQTAHPSSGTSPSTSASSAQPDTARSESTDADPTSDLLDLNTAGLEELQTLEGIGPVTAQRILDYRMQFGRFDNVDQLMEVKGIGSKTLAKFRDQVCVR
- the leuS gene encoding leucine--tRNA ligase, whose product is MNDTEKSAQAQSNESAEPSFRYNAKLAQGVEEKWQKIWDDEGTFWAANVNGELKDGKGHNAEGRPSYFAMDMFPYPSGKGLHVGHPLGYLATDVVSRYHRMKGENVLHAMGYDAFGLPAEQYAVQTGQHPRITTEQNIANMRRQLHRMGLSFDNRRSFATIDPGYVRWTQWIFSRIYDAWYDEEAVNPSGSKGCARPISELVEQFESGARAIPGCEGRSWADLNEAERADVLNDFRLAYISKSPVNWCPGLGTVLANEEVTAEGKSERGNFPVFQRELRQWSMRITAYGHRLIEDLDGIDWPEKVKLMQRNWIGESHGASVHFTVETPNGIRDMEIYTTRPDTLFGTTFAVVSPEHHLLADVPDEWPAETPENWKGGYATPVEAVQSYRLAAEAKTAKDRVDEAGEKTGLFTGLYAINPITGAKLPLFTADYVLMDYGTGAIMAVPGGDQRDYDFAVKFGLPVIYTVKPLPESGDDLADYEGKAPFVSHDGIVINSSVASTKTKGDALSLDGLRVDEAIDKVNAWLESAGVGKGTVSYRLRDWLFSRQRYWGEPFPIVYGEDGTPHLLPDEQLPINLPDVPDYSPKTFDPEDAESNPEAPLSRNEDWVKVELDLGDGKKTYYRDTNTMPNWAGSCWYYMRYLDPTDTEHMVEKDEYDYWMGPNHNETTGKAGGVDLYIGGVEHAVLHLLYSRFWHKVLFDLGFVDSAEPFHKLFNQGMIQAYAYTDDRGQYVPAAEVVEGPADANGEPTFTWNGEHANREFGKMGKSLKNIITPDDMYENYGADTFRLYEMGMGPLAESRPWNTRNVVGSMRFLQRLWRNVIDETTGEVRVSEGDLDSKTLKLLNNTIADVTVEMEAMRPNTAIAKLIVLNNHLTGLDDVPRAAIEPLILMLSPIAPHICEELWNRLGHDESLAHADWPKADERYVGQDTVTAVVQIKGKVRAKLEVTPDIDPKELEQMALEAVADRLGGKEPRKVIVKAPKIVSIVPAE
- a CDS encoding transporter substrate-binding domain-containing protein encodes the protein MTHGIRNIAAMLCAASIVVGVSACGTSISVVTNGQAQGPTITIGVATDQPGLGLLHGKDYSGFDITVARYVAQYLGFADKQVVFAKVIPSTRVSALTSGDVDMVVDSFATNTDHDDEVTFAGPYLTVRRDLLIRADDKDGILSVDDLDGKTVCTAKGSISGSDMRNLTDKMTVEERDTYPQCVTALMIGEADAIISDDAILTGLAADRGGGYLKVVGEPFGEQSYGIAVRNGKSELVGQIDAALKAMVADGSWSSAVQALKQDIGYTVDVSSNPPTVRRKN
- a CDS encoding magnesium transporter CorA family protein codes for the protein MLRMFRTINGQVEQIQKPENGSWLCLSEPTDVELASVAQETGIDLADLRAPLDDEERSRVDVEDDYTMIIVDIPTVEERGGRDWYETIPLSIIITQSMIITVCMQDTPVLHPFMEGTIRGFNTYMKTRFILQILYRNATMYLRYLRIIDRESDKLELKLRHSMQNREILMLLELSKTLVYFTTSLKSNEIVMEKLTTLPRIKQYPEDEDLLDDVITENKQAIEMANIYSGVLANMTDAFASIVSNNLNNVMRIFTIISITLSIPTLIFSMYGMNFQQGMLGMPLSDKPWGFVVIILISLVLSGIVTWFLTRSRMFK
- a CDS encoding histidine phosphatase family protein, with amino-acid sequence MIDEVLFLRHGRTAYNLGRRLQGQIDIPLDIVGRWQVDQSAYELARRYYWAKITNQAQHPETLQQPTGPDAHLADPNEITQAPASKRQMTIISSDLFRAQQTARAFANLLGLPVEYDSRLRERSFGEWEGMTREEIREANAPDYDSWRSHTGGELNHGVESRTHTGQRGSRAVLDILDRHRENIVPTTLLIVGHGSWIVATIETLLGMDPDSLNNLGSMRNAFWSRMTPAGDAERPRWTLDEFNQGPAIAAFTDWENGPDDLREPNMPQWKPIMQ
- a CDS encoding isopeptide-forming domain-containing fimbrial protein; protein product: MIHPHIHRIRRAGGMGGQVLPCWAARVDDDDHSRTYRPKKVNHDISNDTTSMGGPGMATLAAMILQPAAQATPQLADLKVKQSMSVQAGTQVSLKGKTLTAIPLASYTAANVTDGKMVGYDLTTIPALRDAIASAAEDIGATQKDLNVNGTLDPMVWVVRTLTDANTHPWGGRLRDFCDSLAKQDAFKQQQGTKFTQLNAAGDAISTGAVLTPGIYAVVDRTPATVEQQSESASIMMMNGTGVSGADQLITADGSTVELGQVIYKLSEVETPDKRVKEGDAWKEGTTEAIGKNLTYRITQKIPNWTGYEHYYLALNDTFGKGIDYAGLQSITVDGKSLPTDFYHETIASNTVSWLFGDAQGDVLVSDASKQALPVGATIVVTYTARLNGDAAIAPQCNPNSISLEYSHNPNSWNDHNDVPGNEVNVCTGAVNLKKVDSDGKDLSGAEFTIAEGANGGEPLKLIRIDDGTYRLATDKDEAKLTTTTILAGNVSIRGLNGEYTISEKKAPEGFSSLMLPSAVINVHVNQQQGTYGVEVKSDPNKLIKLDGTQTVTVTNVRSIVQMPLTGAAGLTAILLLAAALLSGGLALLRITRESADR
- a CDS encoding sensor histidine kinase; translation: MACNTINSSIGIFTLAILAVLIVAVALGDDTRRSRMAFAAVLTLHAVNTFGGLLAQRFTGLDDTFSIMMTYIGNYGTYMVGPVAVTGFILLACANLPTDLSPKARRTTTGLIVMPGVLNMLLIILNPWTGWVFRIGEGNAFAWGPLHMLPDDMAALQMLVSLLVVPLANAGGAKHVLLQWLALFMLPIAAGIVENRHDSLTLMYPAIAFSLMILFILRRQSNEERRILAEHELAESKAKLFTEQLHPHFIFNSLTAIQELCMEDSTRARKAVQELSVYLRCNIDAVGESQLVPVRKEIQHVKAYLGLVQTDTPHSIKISWNIRTLDFRLPPLSMQPLVEHAVKFHLPYAYDPALVIKVWHDDVADYISVHDDVESECPEEADHHTASLDRVAKRLGIICNGSLTYASDHGTTLTITIPKGGNA